Proteins from a genomic interval of Haliaeetus albicilla chromosome 13, bHalAlb1.1, whole genome shotgun sequence:
- the ADGRA2 gene encoding adhesion G protein-coupled receptor A2 isoform X2 yields MGSPPGCRLLSNNKITVLENGSFFGLRALEKLDLKNNLISTVQPGAFLGLPELKRLDLSNNRIGCLSASVFQGLPNLLRLNMSGNIFSSLPPGVFDELPSLKVVDFATEYLTCDCNLRWVLPWARNRSAQISERTACVYPRHLHAFPLRSARENQLRCAGAPELHTHHLIPSLRQVVFQGDRLPFQCTATYLDNSTQIRWYHNRELVEEDERTGVIVEESLIHDCTFITSELILSNIHVSANGEWECSVSTSQGNVSKKVEIVVLETSASYCPAERVTNNRGDFRWPRTLAGITAYQPCLQYPFAAGPAGGGSAAEKQAWRRCDRAGRWEEGDYSHCLYTNDITRVLYTFVLMPINASNALTLAHQLRVYTAEAANFSDMVDVLYVAQMIEKFIGYVDQIKQLTDVIVEMASNIMLVDDHILWMSQKEEKACTSIVRSLEKIAAHTLSSNSQHMAVNSRNIAFEAYVVKPESYVGLSCVAFQRRDGGPAGRSPPAERGAEPVPDQQLRLRCTTGRPNVSLTSFHIKNSIALASIQLPPSLFASPVPSTPLADCKLQLLVFRNGKLFCSTGNSSRLADDGKRRSVATPVIYAGTYGCGVGNLSEPVAVSLRHPGEGADPVAAYWNFEVLGGMGGWSAEGCQLAAREPNVTSLHCRHLSNVAVLMELSGFPSEARGAVEVLHPAMYTCTAVLLLCLFTTIITYIVNHGTILIPRKGWHMLLNLCFHIAMTAAIFAGGITLTGYLIVCQAVGIILHYSSLSTLLWMAVKARVLYKEVTWKAPQQPDGEASQPAPRPMLRFYLIAGGIPLIICGITAAVNIHNYHDNNPYCWLVWRPSLGAFYVPVAFILLVTWIYFLCAGLSLQCQPSRRKDIPEPLEPPPRLGGTGDLLTDSGSISVTLNSGPPCPEADGVYSLQVQFWALVITHALYIALWTFGAMAVSQRWYLNIVFSCLYGVTAVVLGFFIFIHHCVRRRDVLNSWFSCCPSYRNALPMQAYIHPGLVPEDGSQVFIGCDPEAAHSAASSSSSPSSASSAGGRCKLTNLQVAQSQADTRPAACPEPDPTDGKITGASRHTSNLHGRRNHRGRTKPCRDGKHHRLKMLRGPSSEHPSSESGSIHNSHSESYHSGRNSPVSSGRVGPRPPQDGETVPSHSEGSDGSRRAPDFAEARRRSASRDNLRQASAAEKEAKRRSYPLNVASHNGGFKGSKYDINLASTDSVAGMKTGLWKSETTV; encoded by the exons ATGGGGTCCCCTCCTGGCTGCAG GCTGCTGAGTAACAACAAGATCACGGTGCTGGAGAACGGCTCCTTCTTCGGGCTGCgggctctggagaagct GGACCTGAAGAACAACCTGATCAGCACGGTCCAGCCGGGCGCCTTCCTCGGCCTCCCCGAGCTGAAACGTCT GGACCTCTCCAACAACCGCATCGGCTGCCTGAGCGCCAGCGTCTTCCAGGGGCTCCCCAACCTCCTCAGGCT GAACATGTCCGGGAACATTTTCTCCAGCCTCCCGCCTGGTGTCTTCGATGAGCTCCCCTCCCTGAAAGTCGT GGACTTTGCCACCGAGTACCTGACGTGCGACTGCAACCTGCGGTGGGTGCTGCCCTGGGCTCGCAACCGCTCGGCGCAGATCTCGGAGCGGACGGCGTGCGTTTACCCCCGGCACCTCCACGCCTTCCCCCTGCGCAGTGCGCGGGAGAACCAGCTCCGTTGCG CGGGCGCCCCGGAGCTGCACACCCACCACCTCATCCCGTCGCTGCGCCAGGTGGTTTTCCAGGGCGACCGGCTGCCCTTCCAGTGCACCGCCACTTACTTGGACAACAGCACCCAGATCCGATGGTATCACAACCGCGAGCTGGTGGAGGAGGACGAGCGGACGGGCGTCATCGTGGAGGAGAGCCTCATCCACGACTGCACCTTCATCACCAG cgAGCTCATCCTCTCCAACATCCACGTCTCTGCCAACGGCGAGTGGGAGTGTTCCGTCTCCACCTCCCAGGGCAATGTCAGCAAGAAGGTGGAGATCGTGGTGCTGGAGACATCCGCGTCCTACTGCCCTGCCGAGCGGGTCACCAACAACCGTGGCGACTTCAG GTGGCCCCGCACCCTGGCAGGCATCACCGCCtaccagccctgcctgcagtaCCCCTTCGCCGCGGGGCCGGCTGGCGGGGGCTCGGCGGCGGAGAAGCAGGCATGGCGGCGCTGCGACCGCGCCGGGCGCTGGGAAGAGGGCGACTACTCCCACTGCCTCTACACCAACGACATCACCCGCGTCCTCTACACCTTCGTGCTG ATGCCCATCAATGCCTCCAACGCCCTGACCCTGGCTCACCAGCTCCGTGTCTACACAGCCGAGGCGGCCAACTTCTCGGACATGGTTGATGTCCTCTACGTGGCCCAGATGATAGAGAAGTTTATTGGCTACGTGGACCAGATCAAGCAG CTGACGGACGTGATCGTGGAGATGGCCAGCAACATCATGCTGGTGGACGACCACATCCTGTGGATGTcgcagaaggaggagaaggctTGCACCAGCATCGTCCGCTCCCTGGAGAAGATCGCTGCCCACACACTCAGCAGCAACTCCCAGCACATGGCGGTG AACTCACGCAACATCGCCTTCGAGGCATACGTGGTGAAGCCCGAGAGCTACGTGGGGCTGAGCTGCGTGGCTTTCCAGCGGCGAGATGGGGGTCCAGCTGGGCGTTCCCCCCCAGCTGAGCGGGGGGCCGAGCCCGTGCCCGACCAGCAGCTGAGGCTGCGCTGCACCACGGGGCGCCCCAATGTCTCCCTGACCAGCTTCCACATCAAG AACAGCATCGCCCTGGCCTCCATCCAGCTGCCGCCCAGCCTCTTCGCCAGCCCTGTCCCATCCACGCCACTGGCTGACTGCAAGCTCCAGCTGCTGGTCTTCCGCAATGGCAAGCTCTTCTGCAGCACGGGCAACTCCTCCCGCTTGGCCGACGATGGCAAGCGCCGCAGCGTGGCTACGCCGGTCATCTACGCTGGGACCT ATGGCTGCGGAGTGGGAAACCTGTCAGAGCCAGTGGCCGTGTCGCTGCGGCACCCTGGGGAGGGTGCGGACCCGGTGGCTGCATACTGGAACTTCGAGGTgctggggggcatggggggctGGAGCGCCGAGGGGTGCCAGCTGGCCGCCCGGGAGCCCAACGTCACCTCCCTACACTGCCGGCACCTCAGCAACGTGGCTGTGCTCATG GAGCTGAGCGGTTTCCCCAGCGAGGCGCGAGGCGCGGTGGAGGTGCTGCACCCGGCCATGTACACCTGCAcggctgtgctgctgctctgcctcttcACCACCATCATCACCTACATCGTCAACCACGG CACCATCCTCATCCCGCGGAAAGGCTGGCACATGCTGCTTAACCTCTGCTTCCACATCGCCATGACAGCTGCCATCTTCGCGGGAGGCATCACCCTCACTGGCTACCTGATCGTCTGCCAAGCG GTCGGCATCATCTTGCACTACTCCTCCCTCTCCACCCTGCTGTGGATGGCCGTGAAAGCCCGAGTGCTTTACAAGGAAGTGACCTGGAAGGCACCGCAGCAGCCGGACGGGGAAGCATCCCAGCCGGCCCCCAGACCCATGCTACG GTTCTACCTGATCGCCGGCGGGATCCCCCTCATCATCTGCGGGATCACAGCAGCTGTCAACATCCACAACTACCATGACAACAACCCCTA CTGCTGGCTGGTGTGGCGGCCCAGCTTAGGGGCTTTCTACGTCCCCGTGGCTTTCATTTTGCTCGTTACctggatttattttctctgcGCCGGGCTCAGCCTCCAGTGCCAACCGTCACGCCGAAAAGACATCCCCGAGCCGCTGGAGCCACCACCACGGCTGGGGGGTACCGGTGACCTCCTGACAGACTCCGGGTCCATCTCGGTCACGCTGAACTCAGGGCCACCCTGCCCCGAGGCGGATGGCGTCTACTCTCTGCAGGTGCAATTCTGGGCACTGGTGATCACCCACGCCTTGTACATCGCCCTGTGGACGTTCGGCGCCATGGCCGTGTCCCAGCGCTGGTACCTGAACATCGTCTTCAGCTGCCTCTACGGCGTCACCGCCGTGGTGCTGGGATTCTTCATCTTCATCCACCACTGTGTCCGGCGCCGGGACGTCCTCAACTCCTGGTTCTCCTGCTGCCCCTCCTACAGGAATGCGCTGCCCATGCAGGCGTATATCCACCCTGGGCTGGTGCCAGAGGATGGCTCGCAGGTCTTCATCGGCTGCGACCCAGAGGCAGCTCACtccgctgcctcctcctcctcctcgcccagCAGCGCCAGCTCAGCCGGGGGCCGCTGCAAGCTCACCAACCTGCAAGTAGCCCAGAGCCAGGCGGACACCCGCCCGGCCGCCTGCCCGGAGCCGGACCCCACTGATGGCAAGATCACCGGTGCCAGCAGGCACACCAGCAACCTCCACGGCCGCAGGAATCACCGGGGCAGAACTAAACCCTGCCGGGACGGGAAGCACCACCGCTTGAAAATGCTGCGGGGCCCCTCCTCAGAGCATCCCTCCAGCGAGAGCGGGAGCATCCACAACAGCCACTCCGAGAGCTACCACAGCGGCAGGAATAGCCCCGTCAGCAGTGGCCGTGTGGGGCCACGGCCCCCCCAGGATGGGGAGACGGTGCCCAGCCACTCGGAAGGCAGCGATGGCAGTCGGCGGGCGCCAGACTTTGCCGAGGCTCGCCGGAGGAGCGCCAGCAGGGACAACCTGCGGCAGGCCAGCGCCGCCGAGAAGGAGGCAAAGCGCCGGTCCTACCCACTCAACGTGGCCAGCCATAACGGCGGCTTCAAGGGCAGCAAATACGACATCAACCTGGCCAGCACCGACAGCGTGGCCGGGATGAAGACCGGCCTCTGGAAGAGCGAAACCACCGTGTAA
- the ADGRA2 gene encoding adhesion G protein-coupled receptor A2 isoform X1, with amino-acid sequence MRRAAAAAALVLLAAALSGGGGAAARSCPVQSLGCKCGAERPKAPSGPAAPRRRVVCSGGGLPVPPEPRLLPDGTATLLLSNNKITVLENGSFFGLRALEKLDLKNNLISTVQPGAFLGLPELKRLDLSNNRIGCLSASVFQGLPNLLRLNMSGNIFSSLPPGVFDELPSLKVVDFATEYLTCDCNLRWVLPWARNRSAQISERTACVYPRHLHAFPLRSARENQLRCAGAPELHTHHLIPSLRQVVFQGDRLPFQCTATYLDNSTQIRWYHNRELVEEDERTGVIVEESLIHDCTFITSELILSNIHVSANGEWECSVSTSQGNVSKKVEIVVLETSASYCPAERVTNNRGDFRWPRTLAGITAYQPCLQYPFAAGPAGGGSAAEKQAWRRCDRAGRWEEGDYSHCLYTNDITRVLYTFVLMPINASNALTLAHQLRVYTAEAANFSDMVDVLYVAQMIEKFIGYVDQIKQLTDVIVEMASNIMLVDDHILWMSQKEEKACTSIVRSLEKIAAHTLSSNSQHMAVNSRNIAFEAYVVKPESYVGLSCVAFQRRDGGPAGRSPPAERGAEPVPDQQLRLRCTTGRPNVSLTSFHIKNSIALASIQLPPSLFASPVPSTPLADCKLQLLVFRNGKLFCSTGNSSRLADDGKRRSVATPVIYAGTYGCGVGNLSEPVAVSLRHPGEGADPVAAYWNFEVLGGMGGWSAEGCQLAAREPNVTSLHCRHLSNVAVLMELSGFPSEARGAVEVLHPAMYTCTAVLLLCLFTTIITYIVNHGTILIPRKGWHMLLNLCFHIAMTAAIFAGGITLTGYLIVCQAVGIILHYSSLSTLLWMAVKARVLYKEVTWKAPQQPDGEASQPAPRPMLRFYLIAGGIPLIICGITAAVNIHNYHDNNPYCWLVWRPSLGAFYVPVAFILLVTWIYFLCAGLSLQCQPSRRKDIPEPLEPPPRLGGTGDLLTDSGSISVTLNSGPPCPEADGVYSLQVQFWALVITHALYIALWTFGAMAVSQRWYLNIVFSCLYGVTAVVLGFFIFIHHCVRRRDVLNSWFSCCPSYRNALPMQAYIHPGLVPEDGSQVFIGCDPEAAHSAASSSSSPSSASSAGGRCKLTNLQVAQSQADTRPAACPEPDPTDGKITGASRHTSNLHGRRNHRGRTKPCRDGKHHRLKMLRGPSSEHPSSESGSIHNSHSESYHSGRNSPVSSGRVGPRPPQDGETVPSHSEGSDGSRRAPDFAEARRRSASRDNLRQASAAEKEAKRRSYPLNVASHNGGFKGSKYDINLASTDSVAGMKTGLWKSETTV; translated from the exons GCTGCTGAGTAACAACAAGATCACGGTGCTGGAGAACGGCTCCTTCTTCGGGCTGCgggctctggagaagct GGACCTGAAGAACAACCTGATCAGCACGGTCCAGCCGGGCGCCTTCCTCGGCCTCCCCGAGCTGAAACGTCT GGACCTCTCCAACAACCGCATCGGCTGCCTGAGCGCCAGCGTCTTCCAGGGGCTCCCCAACCTCCTCAGGCT GAACATGTCCGGGAACATTTTCTCCAGCCTCCCGCCTGGTGTCTTCGATGAGCTCCCCTCCCTGAAAGTCGT GGACTTTGCCACCGAGTACCTGACGTGCGACTGCAACCTGCGGTGGGTGCTGCCCTGGGCTCGCAACCGCTCGGCGCAGATCTCGGAGCGGACGGCGTGCGTTTACCCCCGGCACCTCCACGCCTTCCCCCTGCGCAGTGCGCGGGAGAACCAGCTCCGTTGCG CGGGCGCCCCGGAGCTGCACACCCACCACCTCATCCCGTCGCTGCGCCAGGTGGTTTTCCAGGGCGACCGGCTGCCCTTCCAGTGCACCGCCACTTACTTGGACAACAGCACCCAGATCCGATGGTATCACAACCGCGAGCTGGTGGAGGAGGACGAGCGGACGGGCGTCATCGTGGAGGAGAGCCTCATCCACGACTGCACCTTCATCACCAG cgAGCTCATCCTCTCCAACATCCACGTCTCTGCCAACGGCGAGTGGGAGTGTTCCGTCTCCACCTCCCAGGGCAATGTCAGCAAGAAGGTGGAGATCGTGGTGCTGGAGACATCCGCGTCCTACTGCCCTGCCGAGCGGGTCACCAACAACCGTGGCGACTTCAG GTGGCCCCGCACCCTGGCAGGCATCACCGCCtaccagccctgcctgcagtaCCCCTTCGCCGCGGGGCCGGCTGGCGGGGGCTCGGCGGCGGAGAAGCAGGCATGGCGGCGCTGCGACCGCGCCGGGCGCTGGGAAGAGGGCGACTACTCCCACTGCCTCTACACCAACGACATCACCCGCGTCCTCTACACCTTCGTGCTG ATGCCCATCAATGCCTCCAACGCCCTGACCCTGGCTCACCAGCTCCGTGTCTACACAGCCGAGGCGGCCAACTTCTCGGACATGGTTGATGTCCTCTACGTGGCCCAGATGATAGAGAAGTTTATTGGCTACGTGGACCAGATCAAGCAG CTGACGGACGTGATCGTGGAGATGGCCAGCAACATCATGCTGGTGGACGACCACATCCTGTGGATGTcgcagaaggaggagaaggctTGCACCAGCATCGTCCGCTCCCTGGAGAAGATCGCTGCCCACACACTCAGCAGCAACTCCCAGCACATGGCGGTG AACTCACGCAACATCGCCTTCGAGGCATACGTGGTGAAGCCCGAGAGCTACGTGGGGCTGAGCTGCGTGGCTTTCCAGCGGCGAGATGGGGGTCCAGCTGGGCGTTCCCCCCCAGCTGAGCGGGGGGCCGAGCCCGTGCCCGACCAGCAGCTGAGGCTGCGCTGCACCACGGGGCGCCCCAATGTCTCCCTGACCAGCTTCCACATCAAG AACAGCATCGCCCTGGCCTCCATCCAGCTGCCGCCCAGCCTCTTCGCCAGCCCTGTCCCATCCACGCCACTGGCTGACTGCAAGCTCCAGCTGCTGGTCTTCCGCAATGGCAAGCTCTTCTGCAGCACGGGCAACTCCTCCCGCTTGGCCGACGATGGCAAGCGCCGCAGCGTGGCTACGCCGGTCATCTACGCTGGGACCT ATGGCTGCGGAGTGGGAAACCTGTCAGAGCCAGTGGCCGTGTCGCTGCGGCACCCTGGGGAGGGTGCGGACCCGGTGGCTGCATACTGGAACTTCGAGGTgctggggggcatggggggctGGAGCGCCGAGGGGTGCCAGCTGGCCGCCCGGGAGCCCAACGTCACCTCCCTACACTGCCGGCACCTCAGCAACGTGGCTGTGCTCATG GAGCTGAGCGGTTTCCCCAGCGAGGCGCGAGGCGCGGTGGAGGTGCTGCACCCGGCCATGTACACCTGCAcggctgtgctgctgctctgcctcttcACCACCATCATCACCTACATCGTCAACCACGG CACCATCCTCATCCCGCGGAAAGGCTGGCACATGCTGCTTAACCTCTGCTTCCACATCGCCATGACAGCTGCCATCTTCGCGGGAGGCATCACCCTCACTGGCTACCTGATCGTCTGCCAAGCG GTCGGCATCATCTTGCACTACTCCTCCCTCTCCACCCTGCTGTGGATGGCCGTGAAAGCCCGAGTGCTTTACAAGGAAGTGACCTGGAAGGCACCGCAGCAGCCGGACGGGGAAGCATCCCAGCCGGCCCCCAGACCCATGCTACG GTTCTACCTGATCGCCGGCGGGATCCCCCTCATCATCTGCGGGATCACAGCAGCTGTCAACATCCACAACTACCATGACAACAACCCCTA CTGCTGGCTGGTGTGGCGGCCCAGCTTAGGGGCTTTCTACGTCCCCGTGGCTTTCATTTTGCTCGTTACctggatttattttctctgcGCCGGGCTCAGCCTCCAGTGCCAACCGTCACGCCGAAAAGACATCCCCGAGCCGCTGGAGCCACCACCACGGCTGGGGGGTACCGGTGACCTCCTGACAGACTCCGGGTCCATCTCGGTCACGCTGAACTCAGGGCCACCCTGCCCCGAGGCGGATGGCGTCTACTCTCTGCAGGTGCAATTCTGGGCACTGGTGATCACCCACGCCTTGTACATCGCCCTGTGGACGTTCGGCGCCATGGCCGTGTCCCAGCGCTGGTACCTGAACATCGTCTTCAGCTGCCTCTACGGCGTCACCGCCGTGGTGCTGGGATTCTTCATCTTCATCCACCACTGTGTCCGGCGCCGGGACGTCCTCAACTCCTGGTTCTCCTGCTGCCCCTCCTACAGGAATGCGCTGCCCATGCAGGCGTATATCCACCCTGGGCTGGTGCCAGAGGATGGCTCGCAGGTCTTCATCGGCTGCGACCCAGAGGCAGCTCACtccgctgcctcctcctcctcctcgcccagCAGCGCCAGCTCAGCCGGGGGCCGCTGCAAGCTCACCAACCTGCAAGTAGCCCAGAGCCAGGCGGACACCCGCCCGGCCGCCTGCCCGGAGCCGGACCCCACTGATGGCAAGATCACCGGTGCCAGCAGGCACACCAGCAACCTCCACGGCCGCAGGAATCACCGGGGCAGAACTAAACCCTGCCGGGACGGGAAGCACCACCGCTTGAAAATGCTGCGGGGCCCCTCCTCAGAGCATCCCTCCAGCGAGAGCGGGAGCATCCACAACAGCCACTCCGAGAGCTACCACAGCGGCAGGAATAGCCCCGTCAGCAGTGGCCGTGTGGGGCCACGGCCCCCCCAGGATGGGGAGACGGTGCCCAGCCACTCGGAAGGCAGCGATGGCAGTCGGCGGGCGCCAGACTTTGCCGAGGCTCGCCGGAGGAGCGCCAGCAGGGACAACCTGCGGCAGGCCAGCGCCGCCGAGAAGGAGGCAAAGCGCCGGTCCTACCCACTCAACGTGGCCAGCCATAACGGCGGCTTCAAGGGCAGCAAATACGACATCAACCTGGCCAGCACCGACAGCGTGGCCGGGATGAAGACCGGCCTCTGGAAGAGCGAAACCACCGTGTAA